The Thalassotalea sp. HSM 43 genome window below encodes:
- a CDS encoding mechanosensitive ion channel family protein gives MLGNSRRFIVFIFVCLPFFAFAQESLPADAEDTKSAAKQLKQTLSEIADYRELIEQIESEQKDAFGFEKRALGKQRLNTLTRYRNLLQQYIEDITALEEQAFVKKHQEKAINLVEKALQEIYDDLAVSDKAVGDLEQSIADALKNIFSLNEAPAKDRVAQMLWKLNLIRRYQEDVFHALVYLSRSAESLGLNADKSLALAEQRVRKQADTLSGFIGLNEDKLLQLEKKKAVVRTESDTGKALISQSALVNLEIQEYANRLQHMVTLLNELGLSTALYKKTVIQARDSLSKEVLDGQVFSHLVTEWWLDFKKWMRRQAPSLIGSAITLIGIFVVAYLLSKLVRRIVSISLHRSRPDMSELARSFLIVSSGRLIILLGIIYALAQLGVQIGPLLAGLGIMGFVIGFALQETLANFASGLMILIYRPYDVGDKIRVAGLEGRVKEMTLVTTTIFTSANHHLTVPNNTIWKDIIQNITSQPHVRMDLFFTAPFASDSKAILSAIDDELNQNKVVEQDRDKHARVYELGESEVKYIARFWVSSDDIDEAKWSISEAVKQRFDNIGIGKDS, from the coding sequence GTGCTTGGCAATTCTCGTCGCTTTATTGTTTTCATATTTGTTTGCTTACCTTTTTTTGCATTCGCTCAAGAGTCGTTGCCAGCGGATGCTGAGGACACTAAAAGCGCCGCGAAACAACTTAAACAAACTCTGTCAGAAATAGCCGATTATCGTGAGTTGATTGAACAAATTGAATCGGAACAAAAAGATGCGTTTGGTTTTGAAAAACGCGCACTGGGTAAGCAACGCCTGAATACCTTGACGCGTTATCGCAATCTATTGCAGCAATATATAGAAGATATCACGGCATTAGAGGAGCAGGCGTTTGTTAAAAAACACCAAGAGAAAGCGATAAATCTAGTTGAAAAAGCATTGCAGGAAATATACGACGATTTGGCGGTTAGCGATAAAGCCGTCGGTGATTTAGAGCAAAGCATTGCCGATGCTCTCAAGAATATATTCAGTCTCAATGAAGCCCCAGCCAAAGATCGCGTTGCGCAAATGCTATGGAAACTTAATCTCATTCGCCGTTATCAAGAGGATGTGTTTCATGCTTTGGTGTACCTATCTCGAAGCGCCGAATCGTTGGGGCTAAACGCCGATAAATCGCTGGCTTTAGCGGAACAGCGAGTGCGTAAACAAGCGGATACCTTATCGGGTTTTATTGGTTTAAATGAAGACAAATTATTACAGCTAGAAAAGAAAAAAGCGGTAGTGCGCACCGAGTCTGATACCGGTAAAGCTCTTATTTCTCAGTCGGCATTAGTCAATTTAGAAATACAGGAATACGCTAATCGTTTGCAGCATATGGTGACGTTGCTAAACGAGTTGGGTTTATCGACCGCCTTGTACAAGAAAACCGTCATTCAGGCCCGTGACAGTTTAAGTAAAGAAGTGCTTGATGGTCAGGTGTTTTCACATTTGGTGACCGAATGGTGGCTTGATTTCAAAAAATGGATGCGCCGACAAGCGCCGAGTTTAATTGGCAGCGCGATTACCTTAATTGGTATTTTTGTGGTCGCTTATTTGCTGTCGAAATTGGTACGCCGTATTGTCAGTATCAGTTTGCATCGCAGTCGCCCGGATATGTCTGAATTGGCGCGTAGCTTTTTAATTGTCAGTTCTGGACGGTTAATTATATTACTCGGTATCATCTATGCGCTGGCGCAACTCGGTGTGCAAATAGGGCCACTATTAGCCGGTTTAGGTATTATGGGGTTTGTTATAGGTTTCGCTCTGCAAGAAACCTTAGCCAATTTCGCGTCGGGTTTGATGATACTTATTTATCGTCCCTATGATGTTGGCGATAAAATTCGCGTTGCCGGTCTTGAAGGGCGGGTGAAAGAAATGACCTTAGTGACAACGACCATTTTTACTTCCGCAAACCATCATTTAACGGTGCCTAATAACACCATTTGGAAAGATATAATTCAAAACATCACCTCACAACCGCATGTGCGTATGGACTTGTTTTTTACCGCGCCATTTGCATCGGATTCAAAAGCGATACTTAGCGCCATTGACGATGAATTGAATCAAAATAAGGTGGTTGAACAAGACCGCGATAAGCATGCCCGAGTGTATGAGCTTGGCGAGTCTGAAGTTAAATATATCGCGCGTTTTTGGGTAAGTTCGGATGATATTGATGAAGCAAAGTGGTCTATATCTGAGGCGGTGAAACAACGCTTTGATAATATTGGTATTGGTAAAGACAGCTAG